CTTTTCCATATCAAGCGAGATTTTGCTATAAATTATATACCCGCCGTTTTTTGCGGCTTCTGCTTTAAAACGTACTAAATTTGAAGTTTCTTGGGAAAGAACACGTAAAATACTCAATGATGCAGGTGCTCCCGTTGAAAGACCAGGTTCTCCGGGATCAAGTTTATATCCAAGAATTGGATTTACAGCATCAGGATTTATTCGCATATTTTCAACTCCTAAGTTGAAAACTCTAATACTTTAGAATAAACATATACTTAAAAAGTTCAAATAAAGAGAGATGGGAAGATGGACAAAATAATTGATGAATTGAAGAAAAATTCACAGATAATTAAATTTAACTCTTATAATGTGTTTTTCTCATATATTGAGAAAACGCTAAATAATTATATAGATAAGTATGTAAATTCAGAAATTTTTGGAATTTATGATATTTACATAATTTTTATTATTGAAACTCATGAAAAAATAAAAGTTATAATAAAATCTGCAAATTCGGATATAGATATCAATAAATTAAAGAAATACTATAAAATAGATATGTTATCCCATAATATGATTTCATTTGAAAGCTCAATAAAATCACCGGATATTCTTTTGAAAGAAATCTTAAATAACATAGATAATATCTGTATTCCAAAAATTAGAGCACAAGACATTATGTCTTCACCTGTAAGAACAGTATTATCAGAAGAACCAATAGAAAAGATATATAAACTTATGATACAAACTGGACATAGCGGATTTCCAATTATTGAAAAAAATGAATTAATTGGAATTGTTACCAAAAAAGATGTTGAAAAAGCTATAAACCATGGTCTTGAAAAAGAGCCTATAAAAAAAATAATGTCAAAAAAGATAATTTCCGTTTCACCTGAAACCTCTATTGAAAAAATTAGAGAAATAATGGCGGAAAATGGAATAGGAAGAATTCTTGTTTTAAATAAAGAGAATCTTCTTATAGGAATAATTACAAGAAGCGATTTAATAAAAGGGAAATTTTTTCACAAATCACCTGCAAAAATAATAATTGACTATACCAATACTCTTCATAAAAAAAATATTTTAAAAAAGATGTTAGAGATTATAGAACCAAAATATCTAAATCTTTTAAGATTACTCGGAATATATGGAGCAGAACTTAACTTTCCAGTATATGTAGTTGGAGGTTTTGTAAGAGATTTATTATTGGGAAAAAAGAATTACGATATTGATATAGTTATTGAAGGTGATGGATTAAAGTATGCAAAATACGTATCTAAATACCTTAGAACAACATTTGTTGAACATAAAGAGTTCCATACAGGTTCATTATTCTTTAAAGATGGATTTAGAATAGATATTGCAACTGCACGTGTTGAATATTATGAAAAACCTGCTGATTTACCAAAAGTTGAAATAAGTACAATAAAAAAAGATCTTTACAGGCGTGACTTTTCAATAAATGCAATGGCTATAAAATTAAATCCAGAAGAATTTGGTGTATTATTTGATTTCTTTGGATGTCAAAATGATTTAGAAAATGGCATAATAAGGATTTTATATAATTTAAGTTTTATTGAAGATCCAACAAGGATTTTAAGAGCAATACGTTTTGAAAGAAGATTTAATTTTAAAATAGAAGAAAGAACACTTGAATTAATGAAAGAAGCTATAAACAATAATTATATTGAAAAAGTTACCGGAATGCGTTTGAGAGAAGAATTAGAAAAAATATTATCTGAAAAAAATGTAATAGATTCTATTATTGAAATGGGAGAATTATCAATATTTGATCATTTATTCTGGCATTCAAAATATAAAAAAGAAAAAGTAGAACGCTTTAAAAAAATACTTAAATTTAAAAAATGGTTTGAAAATAAATGTAATATAAAAAATAAGAAAATTAAGGATTTCCATATATTCTTATATAGCTATTTAGCCTGCGAAAATGGAGAGGCGGCGATATATGCAACTGAAAGATATGGGTTGCCAAAGAAATTTATAAATAACCTGAACAGATTAAACATCATAATAGAAAAGTTTAAAACTTTGC
This is a stretch of genomic DNA from Marinitoga piezophila KA3. It encodes these proteins:
- a CDS encoding CBS domain-containing protein, whose translation is MDKIIDELKKNSQIIKFNSYNVFFSYIEKTLNNYIDKYVNSEIFGIYDIYIIFIIETHEKIKVIIKSANSDIDINKLKKYYKIDMLSHNMISFESSIKSPDILLKEILNNIDNICIPKIRAQDIMSSPVRTVLSEEPIEKIYKLMIQTGHSGFPIIEKNELIGIVTKKDVEKAINHGLEKEPIKKIMSKKIISVSPETSIEKIREIMAENGIGRILVLNKENLLIGIITRSDLIKGKFFHKSPAKIIIDYTNTLHKKNILKKMLEIIEPKYLNLLRLLGIYGAELNFPVYVVGGFVRDLLLGKKNYDIDIVIEGDGLKYAKYVSKYLRTTFVEHKEFHTGSLFFKDGFRIDIATARVEYYEKPADLPKVEISTIKKDLYRRDFSINAMAIKLNPEEFGVLFDFFGCQNDLENGIIRILYNLSFIEDPTRILRAIRFERRFNFKIEERTLELMKEAINNNYIEKVTGMRLREELEKILSEKNVIDSIIEMGELSIFDHLFWHSKYKKEKVERFKKILKFKKWFENKCNIKNKKIKDFHIFLYSYLACENGEAAIYATERYGLPKKFINNLNRLNIIIEKFKTLPFKWKNSDFYNILGDIDDELKIVISGFLTSKEMEEKYIKYLKAISNLELKITGKDIIKKGISGKKVGEILEYIKIKKLDGEIQDEKEFLERLVISNE